A single window of Aspergillus puulaauensis MK2 DNA, chromosome 5, nearly complete sequence DNA harbors:
- a CDS encoding uncharacterized protein (SECRETED:SignalP(1-18);~antiSMASH:Cluster_5.10), whose amino-acid sequence MHFQQISLIGLTIALAAASPAQPNLKVLHAREENNKGPYINPEHPKMSLDEQCTWKGAAGFGYWNVVINDASDFTDDTCGSGFLDNINGRGCSVTGWGCHYADDGKTMNAGFKTDFFCSADDISSAINAAFGGKDVFCGDYDLHVVCDDDDSCTMLGNPDDI is encoded by the coding sequence ATGCACTTCCAGCAAATCAGTCTTATCGGTCTTACCATTGCACTCGCCGCAGCGTCCCCCGCCCAGCCGAACCTGAAAGTGCTGCATGCTCGtgaagaaaacaacaaagGCCCCTATATCAACCCCGAACACCCGAAAATGAGCCTTGACGAGCAATGTACGTGGAAGGGGGCTGCTGGATTCGGCTATTGGAATGTCGTAATCAACGATGCCAGCGATTTCACCGATGACACGTGCGGTTCTGGGTTCCTCGACAATATCAACGGCCGGGGTTGCTCGGTTACAGGCTGGGGTTGCCACTatgccgatgatggcaagaCGATGAACGCCGGGTTCAAGACTGATTTCTTTTGTAGTGCTGATGATATCAGCAGCGCTATCAATGCCGCATTTGGCGGAAAGGATGTGTTTTGTGGGGACTATGATTTACACGTTGTGtgtgatgacgatgatagcTGCACGATGCTTGGAAACCCAGATGATATTTAG
- a CDS encoding MFS-type transporter sphD (COG:G;~EggNog:ENOG410PMPY;~InterPro:IPR020846,IPR011701,IPR036259;~PFAM:PF07690,PF06609;~SMCOG1005:Drug resistance transporter, EmrB/QacA;~TransMembrane:14 (i59-87o99-117i129-154o160-177i184-204o216-236i257-275o281-302i323-341o361-382i389-406o418-436i448-469o528-546i);~antiSMASH:Cluster_5.10;~go_function: GO:0022857 - transmembrane transporter activity [Evidence IEA];~go_process: GO:0055085 - transmembrane transport [Evidence IEA]) produces MSPPTEATTLADPIAVSESEAQPQSQYQSESDCLETKHEAEPTELEGGRPRRKRKPLSFFLAFISLLLMVFLVSLDATTLAVAIPVITRDLAGTTLTAFWANISFTIAVVVIQPIYTSFSDIFGRKIPLYAAFVLFAVGSIVFAVAHSMAVLIVGRTLQGLGGGGLDVLSEVIVADITTLQERAIYIGWLSLPMALGCIAGPILGAVFSEYVSWRWIGWINLPVTGVALFLAVFFMRLKPIDQAFRTQLGRIDWTGMAVFTAGCILFVLPLSWAGNMYPWGSWRTIVPLAIGALMLVGFGFYERYPPDAVFPYRIFRSRTAQSTIIGSFIHGFVLYTLLQYLPLFFQAVYLESPLDSSISILPFCCVVFVFTGIAAFAVDFFRKYRWEIWTGWVFLAVGSGIFALWDRGSSRAATASFQVIAGIGIGTIFSVPPIPMQASAAADDQGLAMGIMVAFRLFGALIGLAVGATTFSSVFAREIHGFELPSSLEVLNNPAEVVGFIPQLRTVDVDSAIRDLIRDAYMEAMKTIWYILAAFGVVGFVSSLFTEELTMETEEVGRQHFDA; encoded by the exons ATGTCGCCCCCAACAGAGGCCACCACCTTAGCAGACCCCATCGCTGTCTCTGAGTCGGAGGCCCAGCCGCAGTCGCAGTACCAGTCGGAAAGTGACTGTCTCGAGACTAAACATGAAGCGGAACCCACCGAGCTCGAAGGAGGGCGACCGCGCCGCAAGCGAAAGCCCCTGTCGTTCTTCCTGGCCTTCATCTCGCTTCTGCTGATGGTCTTCTTGGTCTCGTTGGATGCCACCACCCTGGCTGTTGCAATCCCT GTCATCACTCGCGACCTCGCGGGCACTACATTGACGGCATTCTGGGCCAACATTTCCTTCACAATCGCTGTGGTGGTCATCCAGCCCATCTACACCAGCTTTTCCGACATCTTCGGCCGAAAGATCCCGCTGTATGCCGCGTTTGTGCTCTTCGCAGTCGGATCAATCGTCTTTGCTGTGGCGCACAGCATGGCAGTCCTCATCGTGGGACGCACGCTGCAGGGcctgggcggcggcggcctcgATGTCTTGAGCGAGGTCATTGTCGCTGATATCACGACTCTGCAAGAGCGAGCCATCTATATCGGATGGCTCTCTCTGCCAATGGCCCTTGGCTGTATTGCGGGCCCCATTCTCGGCGCTGTCTTCAGCGAGTACGTGtcctggcgctggatcggTTGGATCAACCTGCCTGTGACTGGCGTTGCCCTCTTTctcgccgtcttcttcatgcgCCTCAAGCCCATCGACCAGGCCTTTCGTACCCAGCTGGGCCGCATCGACTGGACCGGGATGGCTGTCTTCACAGCTGGATGCATCCTGTTTGTCCTGCCGCTGAGCTGGGCAGGCAATATGTACCCCTGGGGCTCATGGCGAACCATCGTGCCCCTCGCCATTGGTGCCCTGATGCTGGTGGGATTTGGCTTTTACGAGCGCTATCCCCCTGATGCCGTTTTCCCATACCGGATATTCCGCTCTCGAACAGCCCAAAGTACCATAATCGGCAGCTTTATCCACGGGTTCGTGCTCTACACTCTCCTGCAGTACCTCCCCCTGTTTTTCCAGGCCGTCTATCTTGAATCGCCGCtcgactcctccatctccatcctcccgtTTTGCTGTGTCGTCTTTGTCTTTACAGGCATCGCCGCCTTTGCTGTTGACTTCTTCCGCAAGTACCGGTGGGAGATCTGGACGGGCTGGGTCTTTCTTGCGGTGGGCAGCGGCATCTTTGCGCTCTGGGACCGCGGCTCCTCACGCGCAGCGACCGCCAGCTTCCAGGTTATTGCGGGTATTGGCATCGGTACAATCTTCAGCGTGCCTCCCATCCCCATGCAGGCCAGTGCGGCCGCGGACGACCAGGGCCTCGCGATGGGGATCATGGTCGCGTTCCGGCTGTTTGGCGCACTGATTGGTCTTGCTGTGGGTGCAACCACATTCAGCAGCGTCTTTGCTCGCGAGATACACGGCTTCGAATTGCCCTCGtcgttggaggtgttgaacAACCCTGCGGAAGTGGTCGGTTTCATTCCGCAGCTACGGACCGTGGATGTTGACTCTGCAATCCGTGACCTCATCCGCGATGCTTAtatggaggcgatgaagacgatctGGTATATACTTGCTGCGTTCGGTGTCGTGGGGTTTGTGAGCTCGCTGTTTACGGAGGAGTTGAcgatggagacggaggaggtgGGAAGGCAGCATTTTGACGCTTGA
- a CDS encoding NAD(P)/FAD-dependent oxidoreductase (COG:C;~EggNog:ENOG410PJPN;~InterPro:IPR036188,IPR023753;~PFAM:PF07992,PF00070;~SMCOG1175:pyridine nucleotide-disulfide oxidoreductase;~antiSMASH:Cluster_5.10;~go_function: GO:0016491 - oxidoreductase activity [Evidence IEA];~go_process: GO:0055114 - oxidation-reduction process [Evidence IEA]), which translates to MSGKIVIIGAGFAGVWSALSARRLLNLANKGDAVEILVIAPEPVLVMRPRLYEANTSSLTFPLSSLFAEAGISSLSGTVNTIHTDTRTVEVRNAVGVESTIEYGRLVLAAGSSVARPQSIPGLRQHAFDIDSLDAASKLESHLDSLASLPPTKGRDTVVVCGAGFTGIELATELPKRLGHIERPRVVLVGDKDQVAPDFGSTTRATISEALEDLGVEVKIGTGIQAVDADSVTLTSGERIETRTAIWTAGVRATTLTQQILAPKDALARLHVDQYLRVPAVHGVFATGDTACALADGNSQYALMSCQHAIPLGRVSGHNAAADLLGEPLVEYNQAAYNCCLDLGAWGALVAGGWQRGSIIASGDTAKRVKCYINQTLIYPPEDVQDALGLADPVGADSDQLFEQLFRAVQ; encoded by the coding sequence ATGTCGGGTAAGATAGTCATCATCGGAGCTGGATTtgctggagtctggagcgCACTGTCAGCCAGGCGTCTCCTTAACCTTGCCAACAAGGGCGATGCTGTCGAGATCCTGGTCATTGCGCCCGAGCCAGTCCTAGTTATGCGTCCACGGCTCTACGAAGCGAATACATCTAGTTTGACTTTCCCTCTATCGTCGCTTTTTGCAGAGGCCGGCATCAGCTCCCTTTCTGGGACcgtcaacaccatccacACCGATACGCGCACCGTTGAAGTGCGAAATGCTGTGGGTGTCGAGTCAACCATCGAGTACGGCCGCCTCGTTCTTGCAGCTGGGAGTTCTGTCGCAAGACCCCAGAGCATCCCCGGACTCCGACAACATGCCTTTGATATCGATTCGCTGGACGCGGCTTCCAAACTAGAGTCCCATCTTGACAGCCTCGCTTCACTCCCCCCAACCAAGGGTCGAGACACCGTGGTGGTTTGCGGTGCTGGCTTCACGGGCATCGAACTCGCAACCGAACTGCCCAAGCGACTTGGCCACATCGAGAGACCTCGCGTCGTCTTGGTGGGAGACAAAGATCAAGTTGCACCAGATTTTGGTTCCACTACCCGGGCGACAATATCCGAAGCCTTGGAGGATCTCGGGGTGGAAGTCAAGATTGGGACCGGCATCCAGGCCGTTGATGCGGACAGCGTCACTCTTACATCTGGCGAGCGCATCGAGACACGCACAGCGATCTGGACTGCTGGAGTCAGGGCTACAACGCTCACACAACAGATCCTGGCACCCAAGGATGCCTTGGCCCGCCTTCATGTTGATCAATATCTCCGCGTTCCCGCTGTCCACGGCGTTTTTGCAACCGGCGATACTGCCTGTGCGCTCGCTGATGGGAACAGTCAATATGCGTTGATGTCTTGCCAGCATGCCATTCCTCTCGGCCGCGTCTCTGGCCACAATGCGGCAGCCGACCTTCTTGGTGAACCCCTCGTGGAGTATAATCAGGCTGCGTACAATTGCTgccttgaccttggtgcTTGGGGAGCACTGGTGGCTGGTGGCTGGCAAAGGGGAAGTATTATAGCCTCTGGAGATACAGCAAAGCGTGTGAAATGTTATATCAACCAAACGCTAATATACCCTCCTGAGGATGTTCAGGACGCCCTCGGCCTCGCTGACCCTGTTGGTGCTGATTCTGACCAGCTGTTTGAACAGCTGTTTCGCGCTGTTCAATAG
- a CDS encoding uncharacterized protein (COG:S;~EggNog:ENOG410PFFY;~antiSMASH:Cluster_5.10) — protein MTALADWHRTVPLPLKLHNAEGCRNSYNRPGNEMFILYFGTIMLVLFQHDRTENRHTSVSPVTIAASSCMVRLYEEIHLHEDSPRLGSVHGFFLMLAAIPQIFHRTQVAEQERLRERELWLICEVLRALHVKYGGSNMVLQKISKLRAESNDSRESELPPAAPANNLEPITGAIVDYRLLFPFPANFSPNIDLLNHHIEGDDTRRNGAMDFLAFESSLIDWSADGSFYGSDFP, from the coding sequence ATGACTGCTCTAGCCGACTGGCATCGGACTGTGCCATTGCCGTTGAAGCTACACAATGCGGAAGGTTGCCGCAATTCATACAACCGACCTGGAAATGAAATGTTCATCTTGTATTTTGGAACAATCATGCTTGTGCTCTTTCAGCATGATAGGACCGAGAACCGCCATACCTCTGTGTCCCCAGTCACCATCGCGGCATCCTCTTGTATGGTTCGACTTTATGAGGAGATCCACCTCCACGAAGACAGCCCTCGGCTCGGCTCCGTTCACGGCTTCTTCCTCATGCTCGCTGCAATTCCGCAGATCTTCCATCGTACTCAGGTTGCAGAACAGGAACGCCTGCGAGAACGGGAACTGTGGCTCATATGCGAAGTCCTGCGTGCCCTCCATGTTAAGTATGGTGGCTCCAATATGGTGCTGCAGAAAATCTCAAAGCTCAGAGCTGAGTCGAATGATTCACGAGAATCAGAGCTGCCACCTGCTGCTCCAGCCAACAATCTAGAGCCTATTACGGGAGCAATCGTTGACTACAGACTGCTGTTTCCTTTCCCTGCTAATTTTTCGCCGAATATTGATCTCCTAAACCATCATATAGAGGGGGACGATACCCGGAGAAATGGTGCGATGGACTTTCTGGCTTTTGAGAGCTCTTTAATTGACTGGTCGGCCGACGGCTCCTTTTACGGGTCAGACTTTCCTTAG